AAATGGAGCTGTGCGAGATGTTGTTGGGCGAGCCGAGGATTTTGGTCATGCGGTCGTAAAGGACCGCGTTGAGGTTCGTGTAACGCCCGCGGATGAGCATGTATTTGTGTGTTTCGTTCGCCGCGCGAAGCTCCATGAGCTTGTCGGCGATGGTTTCGATGGCCTCGTCCCAGGTGATGGGCACGAATTTGGGGTCTTCGTTGCGGCCCTTATTGGGGTTGGTGCGCTTCATGGGCGTCTTGATGCGGTCCGGATCGTAGACCTGCTGCAACGCCAGATGCGCCTTGGGGCAGCTCGCCGAGCCGTTGACTTTGGAGCGCGCGTTACCCCTGATCTTCACGCCGCGTCCGTTGACGACGTAGACTTCCTTGGAGCACCAAGACGTGCAACCCTGACAGGTGGCGGGCCGCCATTCGCCCTGGGGCGCCAGGGGCGACGCCGCCGTGGCGCTCAGGGCGCGCAGGACGGGCGCGCCACAGGCTCCGGCCGCAGCGGCCAGCGCGGCGCCCTTGAGGAACCCGCGTCTGGAGACGCCGCCGGATCCTTCTGCGCCGTGCGCACCGTGCATGTTCACTTTCGCCTCGCTCATTCGAGAACCTCCGCTTGACGTTTATACGGTCCGTGCCCGACCGCCTGTGCGCCGGGCGTGGTCAGGTCCTTGAGACAGATCGCCAGTTCATCCTTCGCGACAGGCAAGGAGAGAGAGGCAAAGATGTGCGTTTCCAAAGCCTGTCTGAGTTCGGGATGATGCCGCGTCCGCGACAGGGCGATCAGCCGGGTTTTTGGGGCCGTGCGGCCAAGCCGCGCGAAAAAGTCCATGTCGAACGACCCTTCGTCTATGTCGATCAGGGCGGCGGCGTAAGGCAGCCCGTCTCCCGTGGCAGCCAGGAGGTCGGGCAGATCACCGCACCCGTCGGCGAGCCTGACCCCGAAGCCCATTTCGAGCGCCGCTTCGCGAAGCGCGTCTCGCACTGTCTTGTCGCCGCTGCAGATCGCCACGTGTCCTCTCTCCACGCAAAACCCCGTTGTTATTGGCATATCCGCGAGTGCCGAGTTGTGTGGAGAGATAAAGCAAAAAGGCGGCCAGAAAACTTCTTCGTTGCGGTATGATTTTTCAAAAATCAATCATTCAGGATTATTGCGTGAAAAGAATGAGGGTTGGGAGACGCCCGGCCGGCCTTACCGGAGGTGCTGAACGATGTTCACGACCGGGAACGTCGGACACTCCTGTGCTCTTTCGCGACACATCTTGAGCTGCAATGGAGATTGTCTTTTGAAACAAGGATATTACGTGTGTCCTGATTCAGGACATCTGTGGCTCGTGTCCGCCATGAAGACACGCTGCCCCGCCCAAGAACGTCCGAACCATGCGGAAAACACCCGCAGCGCGACGCGAAAGCGGAGGGAGGGACCCGGCTGTTGCGGGAGGGCAAAGTTTTCTGCTGCGCGCTCGTAATACGCGAGGGTTTGACCGGCTCGAAGCAACGCCGCAGACGGCGTCTTTTCAGCGGCCTGTCAGGCGGCAGGGGTTTCGATGGCGTATCTCTTGATCTTGGCGTACAGCGCGCTACGGCTGATGCCCAGGGTCTCGGCCGCGAGCTTCTTGTTCCAGCCGCACCGTTCGAGCGTTTCCACGAGAACGTCCCTCTCGTGGGTCTGGAGAGTGCGGCGCGGGGCAGAGGCCGCCATCGCCTCGGACAGGCGCGTGGGCAGGTGCTCAGGGGTGATCTGCCCGCCCGAGCAAAGCACCGTGGCCTGCTCGACTACGTTTTGCAGTTCACGGACGTTCCCTGGCCAATCGTAGTCCAGCAGGAGCTTCATGGCTGCTGTGCTGAACCCGTCAATGGCCTTGCCGTGTTCAGCCGTATAGACTTCGAGAAAATGGTTGGCGAGGAGGCTCACGTCATTGCCTCGCTCGCGCAGCGGCGGCATGCGCAAGGAGACGACATCCAGACGGTAGTAGAGATCTTCCCTGAACCGTCCCTCGCGCACCTCGTCGAGCAGATCGCGATTGGTGGCCGCAAGCACCCGCACGTCCACGGAGATAGATTTTTCGCCCCCAAGGCGTTCAAAGGTTTGCGACTGCAGCACGCGCAGCAGCTTGACCTGGGACGCGGCCGGGATCTCGCCGATTTCATCCAGGAAAACCGTGCCCCCGTCTGCCTGCTCGAAGCGCCCCAGGCGCTGCTTGATCGCCCCGGTGAAGGCCCCTTTCTCGTGGCCGAAAAGCTCGCTTTCGAGAAGCGTCTCGGGATAGGCTGAACAGTTGATGACCACGAAAGGCTTGTCACGACGCGGCGAAAGATCATGCACCGCCTTGGCTGCCAATTCCTTGCCAGTCCCCGATTCGCCCTGGATCAGCACCGTGGCGTCGGACCCGGCCACGTTCTCGATGAGCCGGTAGATGCCCTGCATGGCGGGCGAGCGGCCCATGAGTCCTTGGAAAAACTTCTGTTCCCGGTCTCCGGAGAGACGCCGCATGTCTTCCTCGTGGCGAACGGCACGAAGCAGCATGCCCGAGGTGTGCGAAAGCACGAGCCTGACAACCTGGTGCTCGTCCGGAGTACAGGAGCAGCCGCCCGCGCAAGCGACAACAAGCGCTCCCACGCGGCGGCCTTCGTTGAGCATGGGCATGGCGGACTGCAAACAGTTCGGGCCGCATTCGATGGGCAGAAGGCTCGACGGCAGCATATCCACGTCCTTGCTGATGCGATCCTCAGGCAGGTTGTCGATGGCGCGGTGCAGCTTTTCCAGCGTCGTGGCTGTGTGTACGCGCAGCATTGAACGCTCGCTCAAGACATAGGCGGCTTCGCCAGGCGGGGCCACGATCAGGCTCATGGCCTGGCAGGGCAGGATCTGCCGCAGTTTGTCGATGAGGAAGGAGGCAATCTCCTGAGAGCGGCCGAGCGATCCGGCCTGCTTGGCGATCTCGCACGAGGTGCGCATCTGATGGTGCGCGCGGTCGAGATCGAGCGCTTGGCGTTCGAGGCGGGCCGTGTATTCCGTCACACGTTGCGCCATGCCGTTGAAGGAGTCGGTCAAGGCGCGGAGTTCCTCGTAGTCGTCGGCTGTGACGCGCACCTTGGGCTGGCCTCCCTCGACGGCCTTAAAACCGTCGATGAGCCGCGCGAGCGGTCGCGTGATGCGACGCACGAAAAGCAGCCCGCCGAGCACGGCCACAGCCAAAATACCGCTCGTGACCAGGGCGATGTCGACCCACAACTCGCGCATGCGGTGTTCCAGCAGCCCTTCGTGGAATCCGACCCGGAGCACCCCGGCCTTGCCTTCGAAGACCGGCACGGCCAGGTCGAGAAGCAGGCGTCCATCCTGGGCCGCAACCTCGCGGATGCTGTCCTGCTCATCATCCTGCACCGCATTGGCCGCGATCAGGCCGACCGGAATGCCATGGGCGAAGGTGTGGGCCAGGACGCGGCCGTCGCGAAGCATGAAGACGTAGGCGATGTCGGGGTGCGCCGCGCGCTGCTGGTCGAACAGGCGTTGCAGCCCCACGAGATCGTTGGTCAAGGCCGGATCGGCGGCCTGGAGCGCCAGGGAATGTGCCTGGATGCGCGACTGGGCGGTCATGGCCTGGCGAAGGCTCGCGCCGTAGCGCTGCGACGCCAGAACGGCAACGAGCAAGGTGCTCCCGACGACGAGCATGATGATCGCCAGAAGGAGCGAGCCCTTGAGCGTCGCGCGGGCCTGCATGCTACTCCTTCACCCGCGCCGGGCGGCTGATCTCCCGGATGGCCTCGTACCATGCGGGATCGGGAGCAGTGAAGCGGTCGATGTGCAGCCCGTCGAGAATGTCCCGACCTTCGGAGTCTTCGTGCATGGTCAGGAGAATTTCGCGCAGCTTTTGCCGTTTTTCAACGGGCAGATCGAGGGAGGCGACCACGGGCGGCGCGCCAAATTCCTGAGACTTCTTGATGATCCTGGTCCGGCCGACCAGTTCCGGATCGTGCGCCGCCATGTAATCCCATACCAACCCGTCCACCGAGGCGGCGTCCACGAGCCCTCTGGCCACGGCCAGGACGGAGTTGTCGTGACTGTAGGTGAAGATGGTTTCGGCGAAGAAATTTTCGGGGGTCTCGCCGATCTCCGCAAGCCAGTGCAACGGGACGAGGCGTCCGGTGTTGGAGTCGGGGTCGGTGAAGGCGAAGACACTGCCGCGCAGATCGGCCAGGCTTTCGGCCGGATTGTCCGCTCCCACGATGAGATAGGCCTGGTAGAACGGGGAGCCGCCGAGCACCGGCGTGACGACGAGTTCGACCCCGAGTTGGTCCTCGGCCAGGGCGAACGGCCCGGAGCAGAGCATGGCCACGTCCAGATCGCGGCTCATGAGCAGTTCGTTGACTTCGGCGTAGGTCTTGCGCTGCACGAACTCCAGGTCCATGTCCAGATGCCGGGCCAGGTAATCCATCAGCCGCACGTAGATGGTGTGCGTCTCCTTGGGAGAGACCATGGCCGACACGGCACATCGCAAGCGCGGCGAGGAATCGACGTCCGTCGGCGTCCGGGTTTCGGAGATGCTCTTTGTGAAGTCGATTCGTGCCACATCGCGTTCGTCGGAACATGCGGGCAGCATGGCCAGAGCGAGAAGAAGCGGCCAAAGCCGCGCCAGGATTCGGATCATACTGAACACTAATATCCCGGCCAAATCATGGCAAGTCCGCCCCGGAGGAACAAAGGAGGGCTTTGGGCGTTTTGCGAACGCGCACCCTCGGTCGGGTCCACGCCTGCTGAAAGCATCAGCCGGGATATGAATCCCAACACCCGGGTCTGGAATTCCGTTTGGGGCTGGCCGACCCCGTGACGCCCGGGCGGGCGGGAAGGTCTCAGCCGATGGCCGAGCGCACGAAGTCCACGATCTGCCGCGCGCTCATGGCACCGGAAACGCGCGAGACCTCGCGGCCGTCCCGGAAGAGCACCATGGTCGGGATGGACTGGATGCCGTAGGCCCGGCCCAGCTCCGGCTCGGCCTCGGTGTTGACCTTGGCCAGCCTGACGCCGGGCGTGAGCAGCCGCGCCGCCTCGGCGAAGGCCGGAGCCATCGTCCGGCAGGGGCCGCACCACGGAGCCCAGAAGTCCACCAGCACGGGCAGGCCCGAGCGGCCCACCTGGGCGTCGAAGGAGCCGGAGGTCAGCTCCATGGGCGTGTTCAGGGAAAGGGGGGCCTTGCAGCGGCCGCAGACGGCCGAGTCCAGCCGCGCGGGATCGGCGCGGTTCACCGCGCCGCAGGAGGGACAGGGAATGTGCACCATTGGGAGCTCCTTTGCGCCGTCGGACAATGCACGGCGCGACGCGCTGTCAGCATAGCACGCGACAGTCATCGCGCAAGCCTCTTCGCGCTCAAAGGGTGGCTGCGCCAGGGGCGCTTACAGCGTCAGCCGCTTGCGGTGGTGCGTAAGGTGGCCCGAGAGGCAGGCCGCGAAGACGAGCCCCGTCACGATGTGCGCCCGCTCCCGCCCCAGGGCGGCGAGCAAGAGACTCGTGGACAGCGAGGCCATCATCCCGAACTTGGCGTAGCGCGGCCAGACGGGGCGCTTGGCCCCCTTGCCGCCCACGGCGGCGCAGCCGGGCGCGGCGTCGAGCTCGGCCATAAGCTTGTCCAGCGCGGCCAGAAGCTTCACGTCCTTGCCCGGGGCGTGGCGCACGAGCAGGCTGCCCGTGCGTGGCGAGGCCGAAACCTGCGAGACGTGCGGCACGGCAGCCAGCCGCGCCCGCGCGTCCTCGGCCCGAGCCTGATCGCGCAGCGCGGGATGGCGCAGCCGGATTCTGCCGGGCAGGGTGTGCAGTCGTGTCCGGGTCATGGCGTGTCCTCCGTGGGGGTGCATGCGCGCGGCGCGGGCAGGGCCAGCGGACGCACTGCGTTCAGGGCCGCAAGCACCGTCCCCAGGTTGTGCAACAGGGCCGAGGCCGCCGGTCGGAGCAGACCGAGCAGGCCCATGAGCAAAAGTCCGGAATTGAGGCCGACGATCAGCCGGAAGTTGAGCGAGATGCGGGCCAGCGCCGCGCGTGAGATATCGATGGCCACGGGCAAGGCGCGCAGATCGTGCCCCGTGAGCAACACGTCGCAGACCTCGCGGGCCACGTCCGCTGCCTGGGAGAGCGAGACGCCGACGTCGGCTTCGGAGAGCGCCCAGGAATCGTTGACCCCGTCGCCTATCACGGCGACCACGTGGCCCGCGGCCTTCAACTCGCGCACCAGGGAGCGTTTGTCCTCGGGCAGCATGCGTGCGCGCACCTCGTCGATGCCTGCCGCCCGGGCCGCCGTCTCGGCCGCTTCCTGGCCGTCGCCCGTGACCATGACGATTCGCTCGATGCCGCGCGCTCGAAGCGCCGCCACCACGTCCGCCGCCTCGGGCCGGATGGGATCGTCGAGCAGGATGAGGCCGGCGGGTTCACCGCCGATGGCCATGTGCAGCACGGAACAGCCACCGCTCGTTTTGGCTTTCTTGAGCATGGCGGCTGGAAAAGGCGGTATTCCCTCGTCTTCGTGCACGAAATGGGCGCTGCCCAGAAGAACCCGCTGGCCGTGGATCATGGAGGCGATGCCGTGGGCCGCGATGTACTGCACCTCGGCGTGCTCCTCCTTGTGCGTCAGCCCTTCCTCATCGGCCTTGCGCACCACGGCGCGGGCCACGGGGTGCGGGAAGTGCTCCTCCAGGCAGGCCGCGAGGCGCAAGAGGTCGCGGGCGTCGCGGCCCTTGACGGGCAAAACGGCTTGCACCGAGGGTCTGGCCTCGGTCAGGGTGCCGGTTTTGTCGAACAAGGCAACATCGGCCGTGGCCAAAACCTCCATGAACCGACCGCCCTTGATGAGCGCTCCGGCTCCGGCCGCCTGGCGCATGGCCGCAAGCACGGCCAGGGGCGTGGCCAGCTTGATGGCGCAGGAATAGTCCACGAGCAGCACCGAGGCTGCGCGCGTCGGGTCGCGGGTCAGGAGATAGGCGCCGCCCGCAAGGCCCAGGCTGAGCGGCACCACGGCATCGGCCAAGCGCTCGGCCCGGCCCTGGATCATGGCCTTGGAGCGCTCTGAATCCTCGATGGCCGCGAGCATGCGACGAAGCCTGGTTTCGCCTCCGGCCTGGCGGGTGCGGATCACGATCACGCCGTCCTCGACGACGGTGCCCGCGAAGACCGAGGCCCCGGCCGTGCGCCGCACCGCCAGCGGCTCGCCCGTGAGGGTGGACTGGTTGACCATGGCCTCGCCTTCCTCGACGATACCGTCCACAGGCACGGCCGAGCCGGTGCGTACGACCACAAGATCGTCCGGCACGAGATCGGAGGCGGGCTTGGAGACTTCCACCCCGTCCACGCGCACCCAGGCCACCCCGTCGTCCAGATGCAGCGCCTCGGCCAGATCCTCGCGCGAACGCTTGCGCGTCCACGACTCCAGGAATTCGCCGATGCCCAGCATCACGACCACGGTCATGGCCGAGCGGTAATCACGCCGGGCAAGGGAGATGGCGATGGCCGTGGCGTCGAGCACATCCACGCCGAGATGGCCCCGCGAGAGCGAGCCCAGGCCTTTTTTCAGATAGGGCCAGGCACGATAAAAGGTCATGGCCCCGCGCACGGCAGGAGGCATGAACGAGCGCATGAGCAGGAAACGAGCGACCATGCCGATGCCCTGCAAAAGGCCGCCGAGCCGACCTTGGCGCACGGGGGCGATGTCGCTCCCCGGCTCGGCCTTTGCCGCGCAGGGCCGAACGGCCAGGACGCAGGCGGCCTCGCGGGGCGTTTTATCGCGCCCGCGCGAAAGACGTGCGGCCTCCTGCCTGATCGCGTCGAGACCGCTTGCGGCCACGGTGCGCAGCACAGCCTCGCGTGTTGCCGCGTCCGGACTGAAACGGATCAGAAGACTGCCCGTGCGTGGCGAGAAAGTCGCCTCGCCGACCCCGGAAAGGGAGCACAACCGCTCCAGCAGGGTGTCGCCGTCGATGCCCGGGCCGGGCAGGGCCGGACGAAAGCGTATCCGGCCGGGCAATTCGTGGGCGATGGCGAAGGCCGGACCAGGCACGGTCATCCTATCCCTCGGCCTTCTTCGGAGCGGGCTTCGCCGCGGGCTGCCGCTCCTTGTCCGTGCGCAGATGCTCGGCCTCGGCCACCACGTCCTCGACTTCCTCGCGGGCTCGTTCGAAGGCGGCGGCGGCCTTGTCGCGAAGTTCCATGCCTCCGGCCATGAGGCCGGCCAGCGCGGGCTTGAGGTTCAGGTTGCCGCGCGAGACGGCTACGGCTCCGAGCGCGCCGGCCGCAACGCCCAATACGAAAAAGAGGCCGATCTTCATGTTTTCGTTCATGGTGAGCTCCTTTGACATTTCGCCCCGGCAGGGCAGGTGTTTGATGGAGAAAACGGATTATGGCGGAAAATACTACACGAACGGTCACACGTAGTCATCTTGTGATTCGCAATTTCAGGATGCCCCTGTTGGAGCCCCTCTCGCCTACCAGTGTCGAAAAAGAGAGTCAATCTCAATTTCACTCGAAAAAATATGCGCCCCCGTGCGAATCGTCGGGGCAGATTGCCGCGTCTTGGCGCGCAGTCATGCGGTTGCTGGAAACGGCGCGCAAACGTGGCGGCGGACGCGCCATGAACGCACGACCTGGGGAAGATTTAGGACGGATCGGAGCGTGGGGAACGGGTTGCCGCTCAAGCGGGCCAGAGCAGCAGCGCGGCGCGGCGGGCCTCGCCGGGATCGGGGGAGGCGAAGAGCGCCTGCACGAGGTCCGGGGAAAGCCGCGCCTCGTCGTATTCGATGAGCACCGAGCCGGTCAGGCGGTTCACCCGCACGGCCCTAAGCCCTTCGGCCCCGGAAAGCTCGTCCAGGCGTCCGGCCTCGGGTAGGACGGAAAGTGTCGGCGCGGCGCGCAGCCTGACTCGGCCTGGCAAATGGCTGACCAGGCGCACGTGGGGCCTGAGCGCGAGCAGAAGATCGATGTCCACGGGGCTCCTGTGTTTTCCTCCAAGGCGGAAACGCAGAGTGCATACGGCAACGGCGCCACCTTGCGCAACCTTTGGACGAGGGTTTGCCAGGGTAACGCCCTTCCCTGGCAGCGCCGGGCTTTTCATTTGCGTCGGGCTTTTGTATCCGGATACGAGCCGGGGCGTGCACGTCCCGCAACCTGCAACCGGGATATTCATGGCCTCTGTCCGATTCTTCCGCTTCTGCCTGGCCCTCGCCCTCGCCTGGGCTGCCATGTGGGCGGTCCCGTCCGTTGCACGCGAATCCGCCGTGCAGGGTCCCGACGCGCCCAAGCACCAGGTTTTGTTCCTGAACAGTTATCACAACGGCTATTCCTGGTCTGACGACATTCTTGCGGGCGCGCGGCGCACCCTGCGCGACAGCACGTACGCCATCGACCTGCAACTGGAGTACGTGGACGCCAAGAAGCATCCGGGCCGTGAGAACATGGCGCTTTTGGCCAGGCTCATGGCTTCAAAGTTCGCGCAGACGCGCTTCGAGGTCGTCATCGTCTCGGACAACGACGCCTACGACTTCATGCGGGAATACGGGACAAAACTGTTCCCCGGCGTTCCCACCGTCTTTTGCGGGGTCAACGACTTCAAGCCCGAGGAGATCGTGGGGCTGCCCATGACCGGACTCGTGGAGAATCCCGACATCGAGGCCAACCTCAGGCTGGCCGCGCTTTTGCACCCCGATCGCCGCCGCATGGTGGTCATCGCCGACGAGTCCGTGACCTCGCGGGCAATTGTGGCCCAGTTTAGGCAGGCTGCGCCGCGCTTCGCCGCGCGCTTCGACTACGAGTACCACAACGTCGAGTCTCCGGCCGAACTCGTGGCGCTCGCGCAGGCCACTGGCGACAACGACGTCGTCTTCTACGTGCCCATTTACCTGGAGGAGGAAGGATATACCTACTCGGCCGAGGAGGTGCTGCGCATGCTTTCGACGCACACCAACGCGCCGATCTATAGTGGATGGGAGTTTCTGCTCGGCCACGGCATGGTCGGCGGCAAGCTGCTTTCGGGCGAACGGCACGGCGCGGCCGCGGCGTATATGGCCCTGGACATCCTGGACGGGGCCAAAGTCCACGACATTCCCGTGGAACATGCGCCCCAGGACGAGAACGTCTTCGACTGGCCCGTGGTCAAGCGCTTCCTGATTCCGATGAGTTCGCTGCCCGAGGGCAGCCGCTTCATCAACCAGCCCGCGCCCTTCTACGAACTGCAAAAACCGATTTTCTGGACCATCATCGCTTCCTTGGTGATCATGAGCGCGATCCTCGTGCAGCTCATTCTGACCAACGCCAAACGCCGTCGCGCCGAGGAGCAGGTCAAGGAGCAGCTCAACTTCATGCAACTCCTCCTCGACACCATCCCTCAGCTCGTCTACTGGAAGGACGCCAAGGGCCGCTACATGGGCGCAAACAAGTCCTTCGCCGATTTCTTCGGCCTGGGAGACCCGCGCAAGGTCATCGGGCTCACCAACCACGATCTGATGCACATCGACGACCA
The sequence above is a segment of the Alkalidesulfovibrio alkalitolerans DSM 16529 genome. Coding sequences within it:
- a CDS encoding sigma 54-interacting transcriptional regulator, encoding MQARATLKGSLLLAIIMLVVGSTLLVAVLASQRYGASLRQAMTAQSRIQAHSLALQAADPALTNDLVGLQRLFDQQRAAHPDIAYVFMLRDGRVLAHTFAHGIPVGLIAANAVQDDEQDSIREVAAQDGRLLLDLAVPVFEGKAGVLRVGFHEGLLEHRMRELWVDIALVTSGILAVAVLGGLLFVRRITRPLARLIDGFKAVEGGQPKVRVTADDYEELRALTDSFNGMAQRVTEYTARLERQALDLDRAHHQMRTSCEIAKQAGSLGRSQEIASFLIDKLRQILPCQAMSLIVAPPGEAAYVLSERSMLRVHTATTLEKLHRAIDNLPEDRISKDVDMLPSSLLPIECGPNCLQSAMPMLNEGRRVGALVVACAGGCSCTPDEHQVVRLVLSHTSGMLLRAVRHEEDMRRLSGDREQKFFQGLMGRSPAMQGIYRLIENVAGSDATVLIQGESGTGKELAAKAVHDLSPRRDKPFVVINCSAYPETLLESELFGHEKGAFTGAIKQRLGRFEQADGGTVFLDEIGEIPAASQVKLLRVLQSQTFERLGGEKSISVDVRVLAATNRDLLDEVREGRFREDLYYRLDVVSLRMPPLRERGNDVSLLANHFLEVYTAEHGKAIDGFSTAAMKLLLDYDWPGNVRELQNVVEQATVLCSGGQITPEHLPTRLSEAMAASAPRRTLQTHERDVLVETLERCGWNKKLAAETLGISRSALYAKIKRYAIETPAA
- a CDS encoding substrate-binding domain-containing protein — protein: MIRILARLWPLLLALAMLPACSDERDVARIDFTKSISETRTPTDVDSSPRLRCAVSAMVSPKETHTIYVRLMDYLARHLDMDLEFVQRKTYAEVNELLMSRDLDVAMLCSGPFALAEDQLGVELVVTPVLGGSPFYQAYLIVGADNPAESLADLRGSVFAFTDPDSNTGRLVPLHWLAEIGETPENFFAETIFTYSHDNSVLAVARGLVDAASVDGLVWDYMAAHDPELVGRTRIIKKSQEFGAPPVVASLDLPVEKRQKLREILLTMHEDSEGRDILDGLHIDRFTAPDPAWYEAIREISRPARVKE
- the trxC gene encoding thioredoxin TrxC, which translates into the protein MVHIPCPSCGAVNRADPARLDSAVCGRCKAPLSLNTPMELTSGSFDAQVGRSGLPVLVDFWAPWCGPCRTMAPAFAEAARLLTPGVRLAKVNTEAEPELGRAYGIQSIPTMVLFRDGREVSRVSGAMSARQIVDFVRSAIG
- a CDS encoding HMA2 domain-containing protein; this encodes MTRTRLHTLPGRIRLRHPALRDQARAEDARARLAAVPHVSQVSASPRTGSLLVRHAPGKDVKLLAALDKLMAELDAAPGCAAVGGKGAKRPVWPRYAKFGMMASLSTSLLLAALGRERAHIVTGLVFAACLSGHLTHHRKRLTL
- a CDS encoding heavy metal translocating P-type ATPase; this encodes MTVPGPAFAIAHELPGRIRFRPALPGPGIDGDTLLERLCSLSGVGEATFSPRTGSLLIRFSPDAATREAVLRTVAASGLDAIRQEAARLSRGRDKTPREAACVLAVRPCAAKAEPGSDIAPVRQGRLGGLLQGIGMVARFLLMRSFMPPAVRGAMTFYRAWPYLKKGLGSLSRGHLGVDVLDATAIAISLARRDYRSAMTVVVMLGIGEFLESWTRKRSREDLAEALHLDDGVAWVRVDGVEVSKPASDLVPDDLVVVRTGSAVPVDGIVEEGEAMVNQSTLTGEPLAVRRTAGASVFAGTVVEDGVIVIRTRQAGGETRLRRMLAAIEDSERSKAMIQGRAERLADAVVPLSLGLAGGAYLLTRDPTRAASVLLVDYSCAIKLATPLAVLAAMRQAAGAGALIKGGRFMEVLATADVALFDKTGTLTEARPSVQAVLPVKGRDARDLLRLAACLEEHFPHPVARAVVRKADEEGLTHKEEHAEVQYIAAHGIASMIHGQRVLLGSAHFVHEDEGIPPFPAAMLKKAKTSGGCSVLHMAIGGEPAGLILLDDPIRPEAADVVAALRARGIERIVMVTGDGQEAAETAARAAGIDEVRARMLPEDKRSLVRELKAAGHVVAVIGDGVNDSWALSEADVGVSLSQAADVAREVCDVLLTGHDLRALPVAIDISRAALARISLNFRLIVGLNSGLLLMGLLGLLRPAASALLHNLGTVLAALNAVRPLALPAPRACTPTEDTP
- a CDS encoding HMA2 domain-containing protein; translated protein: MDIDLLLALRPHVRLVSHLPGRVRLRAAPTLSVLPEAGRLDELSGAEGLRAVRVNRLTGSVLIEYDEARLSPDLVQALFASPDPGEARRAALLLWPA